From the Equus quagga isolate Etosha38 chromosome 16, UCLA_HA_Equagga_1.0, whole genome shotgun sequence genome, one window contains:
- the CA13 gene encoding carbonic anhydrase 13 isoform X3, translating to MKLYFAPRLHSFFLSFHKHPCRGPVHWNEFFPIADGDQQSPIEIKTKEVKYDSSLRPLTIKYDPSSAKIISNSGHSFSVGFDDTENKSVLRGGPLTGSYRLRQFHLHWGSADDHGSEHVVDGVRYAAEFLDKSRYEGSVEGSCEEYIIHLHVVHWNSDKYPSFVEAAHEPDGLAVLGVFLQVGEHNSQLQKITDTLDSIKEKGKQTLFTNFDPLSLLPPSWDYWTYPGSLTVPPLLESVTWIILKQPINISSQQDESQIITWSIHTKTFYESLDRNPEPD from the exons ATGAAGTTATACTTTGCGCCACGTCTccactctttcttcctctccttccacaaGCATCCTTGTAGAG GTCCTGTTCATTGGAATGAATTTTTCCCTATTGCCGATGGGGATCAGCAATCTCCAATAGAGATTaaaaccaaggaagtgaaatatGACTCTTCGCTCCGACCTCTGACTATCAAGTATGACCCCAGCTCAGCTAAAATCATCAGTAATAGTGGCCACTCCTTCAGTGTTGGCTTTGATGACACGGAGAACAAATCAG TTCTGCGTGGGGGTCCTCTCACTGGAAGCTACAGGCTACGGCAGTTCCATCTTCACTGGGGGTCCGCGGACGATCATGGCTCTGAGCACGTGGTGGACGGAGTGAGATATGCCGCAGAG TTTTTGGACAAAAGCAGATATGAGGGTTCTGTCGAAGGTTCTTGTGAAGAATACATTATACAT CTCCATGTTGTTCACTGGAATTCAGACAAATACCCCAGCTTTGTGGAGGCAGCTCATGAGCCCGATGGACTAGCTGTCTTGGGCGTATTTTTACAG GTTGGTGAACATAATTCCCAACTGCAAAAGATTACTGACACTTTGGATTCCattaaagaaaag ggTAAACAAACTCTCTTCACGAATTTTGACCCCTTATCTCTGCTTCCTCCATCCTGGGACTACTGGACTTACCCAGGTTCCCTGACAGTCCCACCTCTGCTTGAGAGCGTCACATGGATCATTTTAAAACAGCCTATAAATATCAGCTCTCAACAG GATGAGAGCCAAATAATAACCTGGAGCATACATACTAAAACATTTTATGAAAGTCTGGATAGAAATCCAGAGCCTGACTGA